The nucleotide sequence TCTGATCGTAGGTGTTCGAAACGGCGATATCGGCGGCTCATTGACGGATCCAACAGTCTACGCAACACATGTCTCATGTGACCTGACACATGAACCGCGTCGAGGGCACCATCATTCCACTGACAGTTCTTCAGCCTGTCGTAGTAACCGTGGGGATCCCCGGGGTTGAAGGGATGGACACCGGTCAGCGACACGAAGATTACGAGGCCAATGAGAAAGAGATCGGTGCGAAAATCAATTGAGCTGTGCAGTCGCATCTCGAATTGCTCCGGCGCAGCATACATCGGCGTCCTCGGCGAACTCCCCCAGCTGTCGGTCAACGGAGTGAGATCTTGGAAGTATGCGATTCCCAGATCGAGGAGCACCGGCCGCTTGGAGGCGTCGAAGACAATATTGCTCGGCTTGATATCGCGATGAACCGTGTTGTGGCGGGCAAGGGCCTCCGCAGCATCGACGAGTCCTCGTAGCAGGTGCGCGCAGTCGGCTTCGGGCCACGGCCCATCGAGCCGATCGGCAAGCGAGCCACCGGCGAAGAATGGTTCGATGTACCAGACGTGCTGTTCGTCGCCGATTTCACGGATTCCAGGTCCTGCGACGATTCGTACGACACCGGGGTGGCTG is from bacterium and encodes:
- a CDS encoding serine/threonine-protein kinase is translated as MNVPNPLPIADVVAAFHEHVVDPTPLGEGGMKSAFLIRAEEPLVLKVVREPVQEDPLEGSIGLPERIRREIEGMRAISHPGVVRIVAGPGIREIGDEQHVWYIEPFFAGGSLADRLDGPWPEADCAHLLRGLVDAAEALARHNTVHRDIKPSNIVFDASKRPVLLDLGIAYFQDLTPLTDSWGSSPRTPMYAAPEQFEMRLHSSIDFRTDLFLIGLVIFVSLTGVHPFNPGDPHGYYDRLKNCQWNDGALDAVHVSGHMRHVLRRLLDPSMSRRYRRFEHLRSEIETLG